Proteins encoded in a region of the Triticum dicoccoides isolate Atlit2015 ecotype Zavitan chromosome 3A, WEW_v2.0, whole genome shotgun sequence genome:
- the LOC119269786 gene encoding uncharacterized protein LOC119269786, with protein sequence MVSWSESESTDGSAAQYNLTPDSPLKIPATSDDPLFEGAADDLMVMCEHGNPGRKCVAFEGISTGRRFIACATEGANNCGLVQWVDEEWPDHLQNALHKLWLMYERSQHDNRMACLEHSSTETYEKLVEDVNNLLDSQDNLREVNHKNDDAENITISVESSFAKDEEIKKWKAAHDQLKLIHVAQATVIRNLKFKHLKEKEKMSSDKRTLKICYADLKKEKDDLKKEKDQVDSCIAELMKEKEKLTMEKSTLASCIVELKTACDSNKRKLHQIKAICDED encoded by the exons ATGGTGTCCTGGAGCGAGAGCGAGAGCACTGATGGCTCCGCCGCGCAGTACAACCTCACTCCCGACTCCCCTCTCAAG ATCCCAGCTACGAGTGATGACCCGTTGTTCGAGGGTGCTGCTGACGATTTGATGGTGATGTGCGAGCATGGGAATCCAGGGAGGAAATGTGTTGCATTCGAGGGGATAAGCACTGGGAGGAGGTTCATTGCCTGTGCCACTGAA GGTGCTAATAATTGTGGATTAGTGCAGTGGGTAGATGAGGAGTGGCCAGATCATCTGCAGAATGCTCTTCACAAGCTGTGGCTTATGTATGAGCGTAGCCAGCATGACAATAGGATGGCATGCCTGGAGCATTCATCTACT GAGACATATGAGAAGCTTGTTGAAGATGTTAACAACCTCCTAGATTCACAGGATAACCTGCGTGAGGTAAATCATAAGAATGATGATGCTGAGAACATTACAATCAGTGTGGAAAGCAGCTTTGCAAAGGATGAGGAGATCAAAAAATGGAAGGCTGCTCATGACCAGTTAAAGTTAATTCATGTAGCTCAAGCCACTGTCATTAGGAATTTGAAGTTCAAGCATCTCAAAGAGAAGGAAAAGATGAGCTCTGAtaagaggactttgaagatttgctATGCTGacctgaagaaagagaaggatgacctgaagaaagagaaggatCAGGTGGACAGTTGCATTGCTGAGCTGATGAAAGAGAAGGAGAAGTTGACCATGGAGAAGAGTACTCTTGCTTCCTGCATTGTTGAGCTCAAGACAGCATGTGATAGTAACAAGAGAAAGCTTCACCAGATTAAGGCTATTTGTGATGAAGACTAA
- the LOC119269783 gene encoding jasmonate O-methyltransferase-like isoform X2, with protein sequence MASKQMVHMNHGQGETSYAHNSSFQSAEQNRMKPLIEAAIVELCSNTTTMSHGKMVIADLGCSCGPNAVALVSIALEATHSHFLWLRQPPPEVSVLLNDLPYNDFNAVVKSLVAVRQIGEPLVVTGAVPGSFNERLFLSASVHLFCSSNSLYWLSKAPEDLRINQIPAYDIDENARRERLPVVAGAYAQQFRKDFTLFLQLRAKELVPEGRMVVSLQGRRSDEPVTESSLIWGTAAQILGTMASEGVIDKEKLDSLYIPVHGPSDEELREIIQEEGSFSITEMRVHDPISGMDRALLTPNRLVNSLRAAFEPIIVQHFGSPGEIMDEFVRTGEKHLSLQRRSQVKHARNPRVMLVVSLTKA encoded by the exons ATGGCTTCCAAACAGATGGTGCATATGAATCATGGACAAGGCGAAACTAGCTACGCTCACAACTCCAGTTTTCAG AGTGCTGAGCAGAACAGGATGAAGCCCCTGATAGAAGCAGCGATCGTCGAATTATGCAGCAACACCACCACCATGTCCCACGGGAAGATGGTGATTGCTGACTTGGGCTGCTCCTGTGGCCCAAATGCGGTAGCACTGGTGTCCATCGCCCTCGAGGCCACCCACAGCCACTTTCTTTGGTTGCGGCAGCCACCTCCGGAAGTCTCTGTACTCCTCAATGATCTCCCATACAATGACTTCAACGCGGTGGTGAAAAGCCTGGTTGCGGTCCGTCAAATCGGCGAGCCTCTTGTCGTAACTGGTGCTGTGCCAGGGTCATTCAATGAGAGGCTCTTCCTTAGTGCCTCCGTGCATCTTTTCTGTTCATCCAACAGTCTTTATTGGCTCTCGAAG GCTCCTGAAGATTTGAGGATAAACCAGATCCCGGCGTATGACATTGATGAGAATGCCAGGCGTGAAAGACTCCCAGTGGTCGCTGGAGCTTATGCACAGCAATTCAGGAAAGATTTCACGCTTTTCCTGCAGCTGAGAGCCAAAGAATTGGTCCCGGAAGGCCGGATGGTTGTTTCGCTCCAGGGGAGGCGTTCTGATGAGCCCGTCACCGAGAGCTCTCTCATCTGGGGAACTGCAGCTCAGATTTTAGGCACCATGGCCTCAGAG GGTGTGATTGACAAAgaaaaacttgattctttgtacatACCGGTGCATGGACCTTCCGACGAAGAGCTGAGAGAGATCATCCAAGAAGAGGGCTCCTTCTCAATCACAGAGATGCGGGTGCACGACCCTATAAGCGGCATGGACCGCGCGCTCCTCACCCCAAACAGGCTGGTGAACAGTCTGAGAGCTGCTTTCGAGCCAATAATAGTCCAGCATTTTGGATCGCCTGGAGAGATCATGGATGAATTCGTGAGGACCGGCGAGAAGCACTTGAGCCTGCAGCGCAGGTCACAGGTCAAGCACGCCAGAAACCCGAGAGTTATGCTGGTTGTATCACTCACCAAGGCATGA
- the LOC119269783 gene encoding salicylate carboxymethyltransferase-like isoform X1: protein MATARTVIPVEHCKRKFELPAQAEQWPQNNRFKSLEVSPAASKAMASKQMVHMNHGQGETSYAHNSSFQSAEQNRMKPLIEAAIVELCSNTTTMSHGKMVIADLGCSCGPNAVALVSIALEATHSHFLWLRQPPPEVSVLLNDLPYNDFNAVVKSLVAVRQIGEPLVVTGAVPGSFNERLFLSASVHLFCSSNSLYWLSKAPEDLRINQIPAYDIDENARRERLPVVAGAYAQQFRKDFTLFLQLRAKELVPEGRMVVSLQGRRSDEPVTESSLIWGTAAQILGTMASEGVIDKEKLDSLYIPVHGPSDEELREIIQEEGSFSITEMRVHDPISGMDRALLTPNRLVNSLRAAFEPIIVQHFGSPGEIMDEFVRTGEKHLSLQRRSQVKHARNPRVMLVVSLTKA from the exons ATGGCAACTG CCAGAACAGTCATCCCTGTTGAGCACTGTAAAAGAAAATTTGAACTTCCAGCGCAAGCGGAGCAATGGCCTCAAAATAACAG GTTCAAGTCTCTGGAGGTTAGCCCTGCTGCAAGCAAAGCCATGGCTTCCAAACAGATGGTGCATATGAATCATGGACAAGGCGAAACTAGCTACGCTCACAACTCCAGTTTTCAG AGTGCTGAGCAGAACAGGATGAAGCCCCTGATAGAAGCAGCGATCGTCGAATTATGCAGCAACACCACCACCATGTCCCACGGGAAGATGGTGATTGCTGACTTGGGCTGCTCCTGTGGCCCAAATGCGGTAGCACTGGTGTCCATCGCCCTCGAGGCCACCCACAGCCACTTTCTTTGGTTGCGGCAGCCACCTCCGGAAGTCTCTGTACTCCTCAATGATCTCCCATACAATGACTTCAACGCGGTGGTGAAAAGCCTGGTTGCGGTCCGTCAAATCGGCGAGCCTCTTGTCGTAACTGGTGCTGTGCCAGGGTCATTCAATGAGAGGCTCTTCCTTAGTGCCTCCGTGCATCTTTTCTGTTCATCCAACAGTCTTTATTGGCTCTCGAAG GCTCCTGAAGATTTGAGGATAAACCAGATCCCGGCGTATGACATTGATGAGAATGCCAGGCGTGAAAGACTCCCAGTGGTCGCTGGAGCTTATGCACAGCAATTCAGGAAAGATTTCACGCTTTTCCTGCAGCTGAGAGCCAAAGAATTGGTCCCGGAAGGCCGGATGGTTGTTTCGCTCCAGGGGAGGCGTTCTGATGAGCCCGTCACCGAGAGCTCTCTCATCTGGGGAACTGCAGCTCAGATTTTAGGCACCATGGCCTCAGAG GGTGTGATTGACAAAgaaaaacttgattctttgtacatACCGGTGCATGGACCTTCCGACGAAGAGCTGAGAGAGATCATCCAAGAAGAGGGCTCCTTCTCAATCACAGAGATGCGGGTGCACGACCCTATAAGCGGCATGGACCGCGCGCTCCTCACCCCAAACAGGCTGGTGAACAGTCTGAGAGCTGCTTTCGAGCCAATAATAGTCCAGCATTTTGGATCGCCTGGAGAGATCATGGATGAATTCGTGAGGACCGGCGAGAAGCACTTGAGCCTGCAGCGCAGGTCACAGGTCAAGCACGCCAGAAACCCGAGAGTTATGCTGGTTGTATCACTCACCAAGGCATGA